One genomic window of Leptospira paudalimensis includes the following:
- a CDS encoding peptidase domain-containing ABC transporter, which produces MQSEVRRNLEKIRNVFRSNYLLAELDDSERESLIPFIEVKFVRIGQILIKANQMPEYIHFVLTGKFGMKQNKEDLHLGRYAFVEEGESIGERITLTKTPSKHDYYALEPSIVLLLPTSRFLKLVESHPEIAEKAKHREEEQEKFHYVRKLSFFDELSPEEIKSILKSIQLIKVPQGEFIFVEGESGESAYIVRSGKVQIRTENPRKIISIMKSGDILGEIAIFKQQKRLASAITAEDSELYQIPGNVFRKVIGAEKGNKLEEIVQSRLLRYSTYKSKEKEENSIRPFVSKRFEIRKTTRTILIEQVTTDQMSLVGLVCSELALRTFDKALPSNWKIRIKNELSRNIVPGIFELAIELEKLGFLTKQLHIPFSELNSLENPVFITDDENIPCLLYLVDLELDAILISHPIKGVYELSTEQFLKLWDGVILQFSLAPSSLSAEVSLISFFKELRMLFSPKKKEIRWVMVATFFSAILSLSLPYLIRQIVDQVLVFSDRNFLFTIVFGVTLSVLFQSLFSLFRNLISIGLMQNLEYNYFVRFFQHILNLTLPEFRKFETGDFTQRLKENQRILEITQRSGLFLILDLITLPIYLFILFRLDGGLSFVGLFFLIVYAIVVVRSSSKIKKLQKHSFESKKKTTSFFLSLFSGIQLIKASSIESRYLAKGLNEIARTILTNLRVGKRVHILELISKFFEQIGLISVIAYGVNLVLDEHLSLGSFLGFLILYSLLMEPIVRLCHLYEDLNELRESRMRLTEIYSLPGETISLRPFGELPRLSGRIKLDNVSFRYSEGSPEILKDINLDIEAGEKIAIVGRSGCGKSTMMRIMMGTLSPTKGKVFVDSFDLSTLDPEEVRIQFGAVEQNPILFSGTITENLSKKNPSLLMESLLAGAKLASVDQFVDRFPMKYETKIGESGVGLSGGQKQRLAIARALVTNPSILFLDEPTSALDSETEAHIQSQWETVFLDRTVIQISHRLHSTVSADKIIVLDEGRIVEMGTHAELIQTKGYYYHLFPTLTEEESHV; this is translated from the coding sequence ATGCAATCAGAAGTTAGGCGTAATCTTGAAAAAATTCGAAATGTATTTCGATCTAATTATTTATTAGCAGAGTTAGACGATTCGGAACGAGAATCACTAATTCCTTTTATTGAAGTCAAATTTGTTCGGATTGGACAAATATTAATCAAAGCAAACCAAATGCCTGAGTACATTCATTTTGTTCTCACTGGCAAATTTGGAATGAAACAAAACAAAGAGGATCTTCATTTAGGAAGGTATGCATTCGTTGAAGAAGGTGAGTCGATAGGAGAACGGATCACTTTAACAAAAACTCCATCAAAACATGATTATTACGCACTTGAACCTTCTATTGTTTTGTTATTACCAACTTCTCGTTTTTTAAAGTTAGTTGAATCTCATCCTGAAATTGCAGAAAAAGCAAAACATAGAGAAGAAGAACAAGAAAAATTCCATTACGTTCGCAAACTAAGTTTTTTTGATGAATTATCTCCTGAAGAAATCAAATCCATTTTAAAATCGATACAACTCATTAAAGTTCCTCAAGGTGAATTCATTTTTGTTGAAGGTGAGTCTGGAGAATCAGCATACATCGTCCGTTCTGGAAAAGTTCAAATCAGAACTGAAAATCCGAGGAAAATCATCTCGATCATGAAATCTGGGGATATACTTGGTGAAATTGCAATCTTTAAACAACAAAAAAGATTAGCAAGTGCCATCACAGCAGAAGACTCAGAACTCTATCAAATTCCAGGAAATGTTTTTCGTAAGGTTATTGGTGCGGAAAAAGGGAACAAACTTGAAGAGATTGTCCAATCAAGACTCTTACGGTATTCCACATATAAATCCAAAGAAAAAGAAGAAAATTCAATTCGTCCTTTTGTTTCTAAACGATTTGAAATCAGAAAAACAACTCGAACGATTTTAATTGAACAAGTGACTACAGACCAAATGAGCCTTGTTGGTTTGGTTTGTTCTGAGTTGGCATTAAGGACTTTTGACAAAGCACTCCCTTCAAATTGGAAAATTAGAATTAAAAATGAACTGAGTCGAAATATTGTTCCTGGAATTTTTGAATTAGCAATCGAATTAGAAAAACTTGGTTTTTTAACAAAACAACTTCATATTCCTTTTTCAGAATTAAATAGTTTAGAGAATCCTGTATTCATCACTGATGATGAAAATATACCATGTTTATTGTATTTAGTTGATTTAGAGTTAGATGCAATATTAATCTCACATCCCATTAAAGGTGTGTATGAATTATCGACTGAACAATTTCTAAAACTATGGGATGGTGTGATTTTACAATTTTCTCTTGCTCCAAGCAGTTTGTCAGCAGAAGTGAGTTTGATTAGTTTTTTTAAAGAACTTAGGATGTTATTTAGTCCCAAAAAGAAAGAAATTCGTTGGGTAATGGTAGCTACTTTTTTTTCAGCAATCTTATCCCTTTCGTTACCTTATTTAATACGCCAGATTGTTGACCAAGTTTTAGTTTTTTCTGATCGTAACTTTTTATTTACAATTGTATTTGGAGTAACTCTTTCTGTACTTTTTCAATCCTTGTTTTCCCTGTTCCGAAATTTGATTTCCATTGGACTCATGCAAAATTTGGAATATAATTACTTTGTTCGTTTTTTTCAACATATCTTGAATTTAACACTTCCAGAGTTTCGTAAATTTGAAACTGGAGATTTTACACAAAGACTAAAAGAAAACCAAAGAATTTTAGAAATCACACAAAGATCGGGTTTGTTTTTAATTTTGGATCTTATCACACTTCCAATTTATTTATTCATTTTATTTCGATTGGATGGTGGATTATCATTTGTCGGATTATTTTTTCTAATCGTTTATGCAATCGTTGTTGTTCGTTCCAGTTCAAAAATCAAAAAGTTGCAAAAACATAGTTTTGAATCAAAGAAAAAAACAACTTCCTTTTTTCTATCTTTGTTTTCAGGAATTCAATTGATCAAAGCTTCTTCGATCGAAAGTCGTTATCTTGCAAAAGGATTAAATGAAATTGCAAGGACAATCTTAACAAACTTAAGAGTGGGAAAAAGAGTACACATCCTTGAATTGATAAGCAAATTCTTTGAGCAAATTGGTTTGATTTCAGTCATCGCTTATGGAGTGAATCTTGTTTTAGATGAACATTTATCACTGGGAAGTTTTTTAGGTTTTTTAATCCTTTATTCCTTACTCATGGAACCAATCGTAAGATTATGCCATTTGTATGAGGATTTAAACGAGTTAAGAGAATCTCGTATGAGACTCACAGAAATTTATTCACTTCCAGGTGAAACTATCAGTTTACGACCGTTTGGTGAGCTTCCGAGATTGTCGGGTAGAATTAAATTAGACAATGTAAGTTTTCGATACTCGGAAGGTTCTCCTGAAATTCTAAAAGATATCAATTTAGATATAGAAGCAGGAGAAAAAATTGCAATCGTAGGTCGAAGTGGGTGTGGAAAATCGACTATGATGCGAATTATGATGGGAACACTTTCTCCAACGAAAGGGAAAGTGTTTGTTGATTCGTTTGATTTATCTACACTTGATCCAGAAGAAGTAAGAATCCAATTTGGTGCAGTAGAACAAAATCCTATTTTATTCTCTGGAACGATAACAGAAAATTTATCTAAAAAAAATCCATCGCTCCTTATGGAATCATTATTGGCTGGTGCCAAGTTGGCTTCTGTTGATCAGTTTGTGGATAGATTTCCGATGAAATATGAAACCAAAATTGGTGAGTCTGGAGTTGGATTATCGGGAGGTCAAAAACAAAGACTTGCGATAGCACGTGCTTTAGTAACGAATCCAAGTATTCTATTTTTAGATGAACCTACTTCTGCATTGGACTCAGAAACGGAAGCTCATATTCAATCACAATGGGAGACTGTTTTTTTGGATCGAACAGTCATTCAAATCTCCCATCGACTACATAGTACAGTGAGTGCAGATAAAATCATTGTCCTTGATGAAGGTCGTATCGTTGAAATGGGTACACATGCTGAATTGATCCAAACAAAAGGTTATTACTATCATTTGTTTCCTACCTTAACCGAAGAGGAAAGCCATGTTTAA
- a CDS encoding HlyD family efflux transporter periplasmic adaptor subunit, translating into MFKKFKNLKETDSNWESRHSASYYDELLKHPAPNWEKKGIYLIAVFFFCFVLFLVFGRVDVVVQANGNIRPKGNYHVVEALETGTLTNLYVKSGDFLKKGDPIMELEFSEQQIELSKDANNLDYEEKKLQRLIRNKREAEKISKNLAYNLENNSGSSLSGGVLSKFVSLKKAYMDFQNGVGAKFIYDQSLLEFNEEFGNLKDEIQREENIIASLRGDTKLKKERVANAVIRMPFSGVIGELAVNNVGQNIIRGQTVASLMEEGQPLEAIVEVSSKDIGAVKLGLSAVIKVKAFHQNDFGVVEGIVSQIIPNTKEKDSFSVILVLGTQDLNQDGKKFQLFPGLKVVADIVIDRKNIYQILFRYADPRN; encoded by the coding sequence ATGTTTAAAAAATTTAAGAACTTAAAAGAAACAGATTCCAATTGGGAATCTAGGCATTCTGCTTCTTACTATGATGAATTACTGAAACATCCAGCACCAAATTGGGAAAAGAAGGGCATATACCTCATCGCTGTATTCTTTTTTTGTTTTGTTTTGTTTTTAGTTTTTGGACGAGTTGATGTTGTCGTACAAGCAAATGGTAACATTCGCCCCAAAGGCAATTATCATGTAGTAGAAGCATTAGAAACAGGTACACTCACGAATTTGTATGTAAAATCAGGTGATTTTCTTAAAAAAGGAGATCCCATTATGGAATTAGAATTTTCAGAACAACAAATCGAACTTTCTAAAGATGCGAATAATTTGGATTACGAAGAAAAAAAATTACAAAGGTTAATTCGTAATAAACGTGAAGCTGAAAAAATTTCAAAAAATTTAGCTTATAATTTAGAAAACAATTCCGGCTCTTCCTTATCTGGAGGAGTATTAAGTAAGTTTGTAAGTTTAAAAAAAGCTTATATGGATTTTCAAAATGGAGTTGGTGCAAAGTTCATTTATGACCAAAGTTTATTAGAGTTTAATGAAGAATTTGGAAACTTAAAAGATGAAATCCAACGAGAAGAAAATATAATCGCAAGTCTTCGCGGAGATACCAAATTAAAAAAGGAAAGAGTTGCCAATGCGGTAATTCGTATGCCTTTTTCTGGTGTGATTGGTGAATTAGCTGTTAATAACGTAGGTCAAAACATCATTCGTGGACAAACAGTGGCTTCACTTATGGAAGAAGGCCAGCCATTGGAAGCAATCGTTGAAGTTAGTAGTAAAGACATTGGTGCTGTAAAACTTGGACTGTCTGCAGTGATTAAAGTAAAAGCATTTCACCAAAATGATTTTGGTGTCGTAGAAGGAATTGTTTCTCAAATCATACCAAATACAAAAGAGAAGGATTCGTTTAGTGTGATTTTAGTTTTGGGAACACAAGATTTAAACCAAGATGGTAAAAAATTTCAGTTATTCCCAGGATTAAAAGTTGTAGCAGACATTGTCATTGATAGAAAAAACATTTATCAAATTTTATTTCGTTACGCTGATCCAAGGAATTAA